In a genomic window of Corynebacterium coyleae:
- the rpmI gene encoding 50S ribosomal protein L35, whose product MKQKTHKGTAKRIKVNGKGKLRREQAGKRHLNEKLSSKRRRKLSGTTDVAKADVKRAKRLLGMS is encoded by the coding sequence ATGAAGCAGAAGACCCACAAGGGCACCGCAAAGCGCATCAAGGTCAACGGCAAGGGCAAGCTGCGCCGCGAGCAGGCTGGTAAGCGCCACCTGAACGAGAAGCTCTCCTCGAAGCGTCGCCGCAAGCTCTCCGGCACCACCGACGTCGCTAAGGCTGACGTCAAGCGCGCAAAGCGCCTCCTCGGCATGTCCTAA
- the pheT gene encoding phenylalanine--tRNA ligase subunit beta, which produces MLISKNWITRLLNQAGNQGFNPSDEELDAGFVRVGFETEGYEPLPEVTGPLVIGRVAEIEELTGFKKPIRYCQVDVGQANGTGELQGIICGARNFKEGDLVIVSLPGAVLPGGFAISARKTYDHISNGMMASAAELGLATKSEGIITLEEGAATPGDDAREILGSGDTVFEVNVTPDRGYALSARGLTREIASAFDLAFKDVAQDPSIAGVNMSAVPEPAGESIPVEVEASTKAQRFGLRTVKGIDPKAQAPFWMQRELMLSGVRSVNAATDVTNYVMLLLGQPMHAFDADKISGGLRVHNAEVGQKFETLDHVERTLTADDVVISDDNGIQSLAGVMGGTTSEISDDTVNVHFEAATWDPLTVARTARRLKLSSEASRRFERGVDPAIVEVALDAACALLVEIAGGSIEAGRTLVGDVKPREPIAMRASRPSELIGVDYSRDTVVRRLEEVGCTIAGEGENLQVTPPTWRTDITVPVELVEEVVRLEGLDDIPSILPTPRGGRGLSPLQRRRRAVTHALAYSGYAEIIPTPFIANDTFDVWGLDADDPRRNTVKVQNPLDADYGILGTTLLPSMLEAAGRNVARGRGDIALYSVAQTSEKRADVSPLPAVTQRPADDVVAELIQSLPKQNLHAATVALGNVELEGPWGNGRAYEWSDAIQSAQIVARACGVELDIVAAEVLPWHPGRCAELSVRDAAGDRIVVGHAGELHPQILEKLNLPARTCAMELDLTAIPLEERLPAPRLSSFPLLHQDIALVVDEEVPAEDVRRTLVEGAGELVEDVTLFDVYRSESLGEGKKSLAFGLAFRAPDRTLKEEEGSEARLKAAELAKERFGAEMRG; this is translated from the coding sequence ATGCTTATTTCCAAGAATTGGATCACCCGCCTGCTTAATCAGGCAGGCAACCAGGGCTTCAATCCCTCCGACGAGGAATTGGACGCCGGTTTTGTCCGCGTCGGTTTTGAGACCGAGGGCTACGAGCCGCTGCCTGAGGTGACCGGCCCGCTCGTCATTGGCCGAGTAGCCGAGATCGAGGAACTGACCGGGTTTAAGAAGCCCATCCGCTACTGCCAGGTTGATGTCGGACAGGCCAACGGCACAGGTGAACTGCAGGGCATCATCTGTGGCGCGCGAAACTTCAAGGAAGGCGACCTAGTCATCGTGTCGCTTCCGGGTGCGGTATTGCCAGGTGGCTTTGCTATCTCCGCGCGCAAAACCTACGACCACATTTCGAACGGCATGATGGCGTCCGCAGCAGAACTTGGCCTGGCTACAAAGAGCGAAGGCATCATCACACTGGAGGAGGGGGCAGCGACCCCGGGCGATGACGCTCGCGAGATCCTCGGCTCCGGCGACACCGTGTTCGAGGTTAACGTCACCCCGGACCGTGGCTACGCGCTGTCTGCACGCGGCCTGACCCGTGAGATCGCATCCGCCTTCGACCTGGCGTTTAAGGATGTCGCGCAGGATCCGTCGATCGCAGGCGTTAATATGTCTGCTGTTCCGGAGCCGGCAGGCGAGAGCATCCCCGTCGAGGTTGAGGCCTCGACGAAGGCGCAGCGCTTCGGCCTGCGCACTGTGAAGGGCATCGACCCGAAGGCACAGGCGCCGTTCTGGATGCAGCGTGAACTCATGCTCAGCGGTGTTCGCTCTGTAAACGCGGCGACTGACGTGACTAACTACGTCATGCTGTTGCTTGGTCAGCCGATGCACGCATTCGACGCCGACAAGATCTCCGGCGGCCTACGGGTGCACAATGCTGAGGTCGGTCAGAAGTTTGAAACGCTCGACCACGTTGAGCGGACGCTGACCGCAGACGATGTGGTGATCAGCGACGACAACGGCATCCAGTCCCTCGCCGGCGTTATGGGTGGCACGACGTCGGAGATTTCCGACGACACCGTGAACGTCCACTTCGAGGCTGCAACCTGGGATCCGCTGACTGTTGCTCGTACTGCACGTCGCCTGAAGCTGAGCTCGGAGGCCTCTCGTCGATTTGAGCGCGGCGTTGACCCCGCCATCGTCGAGGTCGCTCTGGATGCCGCTTGTGCGCTCCTCGTCGAGATCGCTGGCGGCTCGATCGAGGCTGGCCGTACGCTTGTCGGTGACGTTAAACCGCGTGAGCCGATTGCCATGCGTGCCTCGCGCCCGTCTGAGCTCATCGGTGTGGACTACTCCCGCGATACGGTTGTGCGCCGTCTTGAGGAGGTCGGCTGCACTATCGCAGGCGAGGGTGAGAACCTTCAGGTCACGCCGCCGACATGGCGTACCGATATCACCGTTCCGGTGGAACTTGTCGAAGAGGTCGTGCGCCTTGAGGGACTCGACGATATCCCGTCGATCCTGCCAACACCGCGTGGTGGTCGCGGCTTGAGCCCGCTGCAGCGTCGCCGTCGCGCGGTCACGCACGCGCTGGCGTACTCCGGCTACGCGGAGATCATCCCGACGCCGTTTATTGCCAACGACACGTTCGACGTGTGGGGGCTCGACGCAGACGATCCGCGCCGCAACACGGTGAAGGTGCAGAACCCGTTGGATGCTGACTACGGCATCTTGGGCACGACGCTTCTGCCGTCGATGCTCGAGGCAGCAGGCCGCAATGTTGCCCGCGGCCGTGGCGATATTGCGCTCTACTCGGTTGCACAGACCTCTGAGAAGCGCGCGGATGTTTCGCCGTTGCCGGCCGTTACCCAGCGTCCAGCAGACGACGTTGTCGCAGAACTTATTCAGTCGCTGCCAAAGCAGAATCTGCATGCCGCAACGGTGGCGCTCGGCAACGTCGAGCTCGAGGGGCCGTGGGGCAATGGGCGCGCCTATGAGTGGTCGGACGCGATCCAGTCTGCGCAGATCGTCGCCCGCGCATGCGGTGTTGAACTCGACATCGTCGCTGCCGAGGTTCTGCCGTGGCACCCGGGGCGCTGTGCGGAACTCTCTGTCCGCGATGCTGCTGGCGACCGTATCGTCGTTGGCCATGCTGGCGAGCTGCACCCGCAGATTCTGGAGAAGCTAAACCTGCCAGCGCGCACGTGCGCGATGGAGCTCGACCTGACTGCGATCCCGCTGGAGGAGCGTCTTCCGGCGCCGCGCCTGTCGTCGTTCCCGCTGTTGCACCAGGACATCGCGCTCGTCGTCGATGAGGAAGTTCCGGCTGAAGACGTCCGTCGCACTCTCGTTGAGGGCGCAGGTGAGCTTGTCGAGGACGTAACGCTTTTCGACGTCTACCGTTCGGAATCCCTCGGCGAGGGCAAGAAGTCTCTCGCATTCGGCCTGGCCTTCCGTGCGCCCGATCGCACGCTGAAGGAAGAGGAAGGCTCGGAGGCTCGCCTCAAGGCAGCCGAGTTGGCTAAGGAGCGCTTCGGCGCAGAAATGCGCGGGTAA
- the pheS gene encoding phenylalanine--tRNA ligase subunit alpha: MSVSVADNATQLPDIELTEEALNQAADDAIAAFEAAADLAALEDAHRAHLGEKSPIMQARKSLGSIPKDQRKNAGRFVNMARGRAEKVYAQLRQVREAEHREKQLREEKVDVTLPTARAHAGAMHPITTLSEHIADIFIGMGWEVAEGPEVEAEYFNFDALNFIPDHPARTLQDTFYTGEEGSKQVMRTHTSPVQVRTMLERDVPIYIACPGRVFRTDELDATHTPVFHQVEGLAVDKGLTMAHLRGTLDHLAKVLFGPETKTRMRTNYFPFTEPSAEVDVWFPNKKGGAGWIEWGGCGMVNPNVLRAVGIDPEEYTGFAFGMGLERTLQFRNGLSDMRDMVEGDVRFTIPFGVQA; this comes from the coding sequence GTGAGCGTAAGCGTGGCCGACAACGCAACACAACTTCCGGATATTGAACTGACCGAGGAAGCCCTGAACCAGGCAGCAGACGATGCGATTGCTGCGTTCGAGGCTGCTGCGGACCTCGCGGCACTTGAAGATGCGCATCGCGCGCACCTGGGGGAGAAGTCCCCGATCATGCAGGCGCGTAAGTCGCTGGGGTCCATTCCGAAGGATCAGCGTAAGAACGCTGGTCGCTTTGTGAACATGGCGCGTGGCCGCGCCGAAAAGGTCTATGCCCAGCTGCGCCAGGTCCGCGAAGCAGAGCACCGCGAGAAGCAGCTGCGTGAGGAAAAGGTTGACGTTACGTTGCCTACCGCACGCGCTCACGCCGGCGCGATGCACCCGATCACCACACTGTCGGAGCACATCGCCGACATCTTCATCGGCATGGGTTGGGAAGTGGCCGAAGGCCCCGAGGTTGAAGCGGAGTACTTCAACTTCGACGCGCTGAACTTCATTCCGGACCATCCGGCCCGCACACTGCAGGACACCTTCTACACTGGCGAAGAAGGCTCCAAGCAGGTCATGCGTACACACACCTCGCCGGTGCAGGTGCGAACGATGCTTGAGCGCGATGTGCCGATCTACATTGCGTGCCCGGGCCGTGTGTTCCGTACGGACGAACTCGATGCCACCCACACCCCTGTGTTCCACCAGGTGGAGGGTCTCGCTGTGGACAAGGGACTGACGATGGCGCACCTGCGCGGCACGCTCGACCACCTGGCTAAGGTGCTGTTCGGCCCGGAAACCAAGACCCGTATGCGTACGAACTACTTCCCGTTTACCGAACCGTCTGCCGAGGTGGACGTTTGGTTCCCGAACAAGAAGGGCGGCGCTGGCTGGATTGAGTGGGGCGGCTGCGGCATGGTCAACCCGAACGTGCTGCGTGCTGTTGGCATCGACCCGGAGGAGTACACCGGTTTTGCGTTCGGCATGGGCCTTGAGCGCACGCTGCAGTTCCGCAATGGCCTGTCGGATATGCGCGACATGGTCGAAGGCGATGTCCGTTTCACTATTCCGTTCGGCGTGCAGGCGTAA
- the rplT gene encoding 50S ribosomal protein L20, producing the protein MARVKRSVNAKKKRRAILKSAKGYRGQRSRLYRKAKEQWLHSQTYAYRDRRKRKGEFRKLWIQRINAGARMNGITYNRLIHGLKLAEVEVDRKILAELAVSDFAAFSALCEVAKNALPEDVNAPKNAA; encoded by the coding sequence ATGGCACGTGTGAAGCGTTCAGTCAATGCTAAGAAGAAGCGCCGCGCAATCCTCAAGTCCGCGAAGGGCTACCGTGGCCAGCGTTCCCGCCTCTACCGCAAGGCTAAGGAACAGTGGCTGCACTCCCAGACCTACGCTTACCGCGACCGTCGTAAGCGCAAGGGTGAGTTCCGCAAGCTGTGGATCCAGCGCATCAATGCTGGTGCACGCATGAACGGCATCACCTACAACCGCCTCATCCACGGCCTGAAGCTGGCTGAGGTTGAGGTCGACCGCAAGATCCTCGCCGAGCTCGCTGTCAGCGACTTCGCTGCATTCTCCGCCCTGTGCGAGGTTGCAAAGAACGCTCTGCCGGAGGACGTCAACGCTCCGAAGAACGCCGCATAA
- a CDS encoding TrmH family RNA methyltransferase: protein MALDFEQPFTERTPRVVNAAKLKRAAGRRKAKAFLAEGENAVEAAVATGAATDLFVTEAAAERFEEIVRAAGYMDVYTHAINDKAAQHLADAVTNTGIFAVCRPVLWTVPSILKGRPRLVAVCVETNDPGNAGTIIRLVDALGADAVIFAGDTVDPESPKVVRSTAGSLFHVPVARDRDVHRVIGQLHSAGLATVATSASGETSLAQADEVLARPTAWLFGNEAHGLSDELLTNADHRISIPIKGSAESLNLATAASMCLWESSKALDADER, encoded by the coding sequence ATGGCATTGGATTTTGAGCAGCCGTTTACTGAGCGCACCCCGCGTGTGGTCAACGCTGCGAAGCTGAAACGCGCGGCGGGTCGTCGCAAAGCAAAAGCTTTTCTCGCGGAAGGGGAGAACGCCGTGGAAGCGGCGGTGGCTACGGGTGCAGCAACAGACTTGTTTGTCACCGAAGCAGCGGCTGAGCGTTTCGAGGAAATCGTTCGCGCCGCTGGCTACATGGATGTCTACACGCATGCCATCAACGACAAAGCTGCTCAGCACCTCGCCGACGCGGTGACCAACACGGGTATTTTCGCGGTGTGTAGGCCGGTGCTGTGGACGGTGCCGTCGATCCTCAAGGGCCGGCCCCGTCTAGTCGCAGTGTGTGTGGAGACCAACGACCCGGGCAACGCAGGCACGATCATCCGCCTAGTAGATGCGCTGGGTGCGGATGCAGTCATCTTCGCTGGGGACACCGTCGATCCAGAGTCGCCGAAAGTGGTGCGTTCCACCGCAGGATCGTTGTTCCACGTACCAGTGGCACGTGACCGTGATGTCCACCGGGTAATTGGGCAGCTGCATTCTGCAGGATTAGCTACGGTGGCAACCTCGGCGTCGGGGGAGACATCCCTCGCGCAAGCGGACGAGGTGCTTGCACGCCCAACAGCGTGGCTGTTTGGCAACGAGGCCCACGGGCTTAGCGATGAGCTTCTCACCAATGCTGATCACCGGATCTCCATCCCGATTAAGGGCAGCGCGGAATCGCTGAATCTCGCTACCGCTGCATCCATGTGCCTCTGGGAATCCTCCAAGGCGCTCGACGCAGACGAAAGGTAA
- the infC gene encoding translation initiation factor IF-3 translates to MSAEARINDRIRVPEVRLVGPSGEQVGIVRTDDARKLAYEADLDLVEVAPNAKPPVAKIMDYGKFKYEQDQKAREARKNQQQTVVKEQKFRPKIDEHDYQTKKGNVERFLEKGNKVKVTIMFRGREQSRPELGYRLLERLAEDIGELGVVESRPKQDGRNMTMVFGPARKGKK, encoded by the coding sequence ATCAGCGCTGAAGCTCGGATTAACGATCGAATCCGCGTCCCCGAAGTTCGCCTTGTCGGCCCGTCCGGCGAGCAGGTCGGCATTGTCCGTACGGATGATGCCCGCAAGCTGGCGTACGAAGCGGATCTCGACTTGGTTGAGGTGGCGCCGAACGCTAAGCCGCCTGTGGCCAAGATCATGGACTACGGCAAGTTCAAGTACGAGCAGGATCAGAAGGCCCGCGAGGCCCGTAAGAACCAGCAGCAGACCGTGGTCAAGGAACAGAAGTTCCGTCCCAAGATCGATGAGCACGACTACCAGACCAAGAAGGGCAATGTTGAGCGCTTCCTGGAGAAGGGCAACAAGGTCAAGGTCACCATCATGTTCCGCGGCCGCGAGCAGTCCCGCCCTGAGCTGGGCTACCGCCTGCTGGAGCGTCTCGCTGAGGATATCGGCGAGTTGGGTGTGGTCGAGTCCCGCCCGAAGCAGGACGGCCGCAACATGACGATGGTCTTCGGACCGGCTCGCAAGGGCAAAAAGTAA
- the argJ gene encoding bifunctional glutamate N-acetyltransferase/amino-acid acetyltransferase ArgJ has protein sequence MTTTGVTAPKGFSAAGISAGIKASGNRDLALVVNEGPEFAGAAVFTRNKVFAAPVKVSRETAAGGTIKALIVNSGNANACTGAQGYEDAKAMQRLTAEGIGVDPAHVAVCSTGLIGDTLPMDKVEAGIGVVVKQLGDDGAGAADAIRTTDTVAKEAVVKGDGWTVGAMGKGAGMMAPSLATMLVCITTDAKADSATLQAALEQACAMTFNTLDIDGSTSTNDTVVAMASGASGVTPTQAELNAAVHEACAKLAAMMQSDAEGVTKRVAITVQGALDDAQALNAARAIGRDSLVKTAMFGSDPNWGRVLAAVGMADAEMDAENISVTFNGQTVCEQSTGAPGARDVDLSGADIDVVVDLGTGGAGSATVRTTDLSHAYVEINSAYSS, from the coding sequence ATGACCACCACCGGAGTAACCGCGCCGAAGGGCTTTAGCGCTGCAGGTATCAGCGCCGGGATCAAGGCGTCTGGCAACCGTGATCTCGCATTGGTTGTCAACGAAGGCCCGGAGTTTGCTGGTGCAGCCGTATTTACTCGGAACAAAGTGTTTGCAGCGCCAGTGAAAGTGAGCCGTGAGACTGCAGCTGGCGGCACCATTAAGGCTCTGATTGTGAACTCGGGAAACGCGAACGCGTGTACCGGCGCACAAGGATACGAAGACGCAAAAGCCATGCAGCGCCTGACCGCAGAAGGCATCGGGGTCGACCCAGCCCACGTTGCGGTCTGCTCGACGGGGCTGATCGGCGACACACTTCCGATGGACAAGGTGGAAGCCGGTATCGGTGTCGTCGTCAAGCAACTCGGCGATGATGGAGCGGGTGCTGCAGATGCGATTCGGACGACAGATACGGTGGCGAAAGAAGCCGTCGTCAAGGGCGACGGCTGGACTGTGGGGGCGATGGGAAAGGGTGCCGGCATGATGGCGCCGTCGCTGGCGACGATGCTTGTCTGCATCACCACCGACGCAAAGGCTGACAGCGCCACGTTGCAGGCTGCGCTCGAGCAAGCCTGTGCCATGACGTTTAACACGTTGGATATTGATGGCTCGACTTCCACCAACGACACGGTCGTCGCAATGGCAAGCGGTGCCAGTGGCGTGACCCCAACGCAAGCAGAACTCAACGCCGCAGTGCACGAAGCGTGCGCGAAGCTAGCGGCGATGATGCAGTCGGATGCGGAAGGCGTGACCAAGCGTGTCGCGATCACCGTCCAAGGAGCGCTCGACGATGCACAAGCGCTCAACGCAGCGCGCGCGATCGGCCGTGACAGCCTGGTCAAGACTGCGATGTTCGGCTCCGATCCGAACTGGGGCCGCGTGCTGGCAGCCGTAGGCATGGCCGATGCCGAGATGGATGCGGAGAACATCTCCGTGACCTTCAACGGTCAGACCGTATGCGAACAGTCGACCGGCGCACCGGGCGCCCGCGACGTTGACTTGAGCGGAGCCGACATCGACGTTGTTGTGGACCTGGGCACCGGGGGAGCGGGCAGCGCAACCGTGCGCACAACCGACCTCTCGCACGCCTACGTCGAGATCAATTCCGCGTACTCGAGCTAG
- the argC gene encoding N-acetyl-gamma-glutamyl-phosphate reductase, whose protein sequence is MSESVIKVAVAGATGYAGGEILRLLLGHPAYLAGSLQIGALTGASNAGQQVGNLMPHLPELADRVIEPTTIDVLAGHDVVFLGLPHGHSAEIGQALGEDVVVIDCAADFRLRDAEQWKRFYGSEHAGSWPYGLPELPGQRAALQGANRVAVPGCFPTGATLAAWPALEAGLVEPDLTIVAITGVSGAGKKANVDLLGAETMGSLKAYGVGGTHRHTPEIQQSLESVAGTSVAVSFTPVLAPLPRGILTTVTAPLAQGVTAEAVKSAYEQAYQGEQFVRLLPAGSQPQTQHVVGTNMCAVQVEVDEHAGKLVATSAIDNLTKGTGGAAVQCMNLALGWDEGAGLSRAAVAP, encoded by the coding sequence ATGTCAGAAAGTGTGATCAAGGTTGCGGTCGCCGGAGCCACCGGGTACGCAGGGGGTGAGATTCTCCGTCTGCTGCTCGGGCACCCCGCCTACCTTGCGGGTTCGCTTCAGATCGGTGCTCTTACCGGAGCATCGAACGCTGGCCAGCAGGTCGGCAATCTAATGCCTCATCTGCCGGAACTTGCAGATCGGGTCATTGAGCCAACAACAATCGATGTGCTTGCTGGCCACGATGTTGTGTTCCTCGGCTTGCCGCACGGCCACTCCGCCGAGATCGGTCAGGCTCTCGGCGAGGACGTCGTCGTGATTGACTGCGCTGCAGATTTTCGGTTGCGCGATGCCGAGCAATGGAAGCGTTTCTACGGCTCTGAGCATGCAGGATCTTGGCCTTACGGGCTTCCCGAACTGCCGGGTCAGCGGGCCGCCCTGCAGGGGGCAAACCGTGTCGCTGTCCCGGGGTGTTTCCCCACTGGGGCAACGCTTGCGGCCTGGCCGGCACTCGAAGCGGGGCTCGTGGAGCCTGATCTGACCATCGTTGCTATTACCGGTGTATCCGGTGCCGGCAAGAAGGCCAATGTCGATCTGCTTGGCGCGGAAACGATGGGCTCCTTGAAAGCCTATGGCGTCGGCGGGACGCACCGGCACACACCAGAGATCCAACAAAGCCTTGAGTCGGTTGCTGGCACCAGCGTTGCCGTGAGCTTTACCCCGGTACTAGCACCGCTGCCGCGCGGGATTCTCACCACAGTGACCGCACCATTGGCGCAGGGCGTTACAGCAGAGGCGGTAAAAAGCGCGTACGAACAGGCGTACCAGGGAGAACAGTTTGTCAGGCTGCTTCCGGCAGGCTCGCAGCCGCAAACCCAGCATGTCGTGGGCACGAACATGTGCGCCGTGCAGGTTGAAGTGGACGAGCACGCCGGCAAGTTGGTGGCGACGAGTGCCATCGACAACCTGACCAAGGGCACTGGTGGTGCCGCTGTGCAATGCATGAACCTTGCACTCGGGTGGGACGAAGGGGCAGGACTATCGCGAGCTGCGGTGGCTCCGTAA
- the argB gene encoding acetylglutamate kinase, translating to MPNLTSEQRATVLAEALPWLQHYRDKIVVVKYGGNAMIDEDLKAAFAADMVFLRTVGAKPVVVHGGGPQISAMLKRLGLDGGEFVGGFRVTTPEILDVVRMVLFGQVGRDLLGKINSHGPYAVGTSGEDAGLFTAKRRQVEVEGELVDIGLVGTITDVNPAAVMDIIDAGRIPVVSGIAPGENGEVYNINADEAAGALAAAIGAERLVVLTNVEGLYTDWPNRDSLLSKIEAAELEKMLPGLDTGMIPKMEACLTAVQGGVKAAHVIDGRVAHSVLLELLTMGGVGTMVLPDDYDRTHYPDGTIFRKDEA from the coding sequence ATGCCTAATCTAACGAGTGAACAGCGCGCCACCGTCCTCGCTGAAGCCCTGCCGTGGCTGCAGCACTACCGCGACAAGATTGTGGTGGTGAAGTACGGCGGTAACGCCATGATTGATGAAGACCTCAAGGCGGCGTTCGCCGCAGACATGGTGTTTCTGCGCACTGTGGGCGCGAAGCCCGTGGTCGTACATGGCGGCGGGCCGCAGATCAGCGCGATGCTCAAGCGTTTGGGCCTCGACGGCGGCGAGTTCGTCGGCGGGTTCCGTGTCACCACGCCGGAAATCCTGGATGTCGTGCGCATGGTGCTGTTCGGGCAGGTGGGCCGAGATCTTCTGGGCAAGATCAATTCCCACGGCCCGTACGCGGTAGGCACCTCAGGAGAGGATGCCGGCTTGTTCACGGCCAAGCGCCGCCAGGTCGAAGTGGAAGGTGAGCTCGTCGATATCGGGCTGGTCGGCACCATCACCGACGTGAATCCGGCAGCGGTGATGGACATCATCGACGCCGGCCGTATCCCGGTCGTCTCTGGCATCGCTCCGGGCGAAAACGGCGAGGTCTACAACATCAACGCTGACGAAGCCGCAGGCGCGCTGGCAGCTGCGATCGGCGCGGAACGCCTCGTAGTTCTCACCAACGTGGAGGGCCTTTACACCGATTGGCCCAACCGCGATTCGCTTTTGTCCAAGATCGAGGCGGCCGAGCTTGAGAAGATGCTGCCGGGCCTAGACACCGGGATGATCCCGAAGATGGAAGCTTGCCTGACCGCGGTCCAGGGCGGGGTGAAAGCGGCACACGTTATTGATGGTCGTGTGGCCCACTCAGTGCTTCTCGAACTACTGACCATGGGTGGTGTGGGCACGATGGTGCTTCCAGACGATTACGACCGCACCCACTACCCAGACGGCACAATCTTTAGGAAGGATGAGGCATGA